The following proteins come from a genomic window of Miscanthus floridulus cultivar M001 chromosome 2, ASM1932011v1, whole genome shotgun sequence:
- the LOC136540903 gene encoding uncharacterized protein, translated as MAYVERGVVKDKRTIWRLSIISDFFRAIVNFIRIFFDTLFSVDKTDSYKKGYGAGKKWDGGPGGGGRGPYGGGGGGGSRSPRTLSDIRSNDHSSLPACGSCCG; from the exons ATGGCTTACGTCGAGAGAG GCGTTGTGAAAGACAAGCGGACTATATGGCGACTGAGCATAATCTCAGACTTCTTTCGGGCTATTGTGAACTTCATCAGGATCTTCTTTGACACGCTGTTCTCA GTGGACAAAACTGACAGCTACAAGAAAGGATATGGTGCTGGTAAGAAGTGGGATGGTGGACCTGGTGGTGGTGGACGGGGCCCATatggcggtggaggtggaggtggttcACGCAGTCCTCGCACTCTATCTGACATCCGATCCAATGACCACA GTTCTCTCCCTGCTTGTGGATCCTGCTGCGGCTAA